One window from the genome of Malus domestica chromosome 01, GDT2T_hap1 encodes:
- the LOC114825498 gene encoding uncharacterized protein encodes MSSSRRVYKQLQEQQQRLLAQQAELANLEEGGGGDEAFFMEEDEDDHHRRQKASHSRRVMEAVGQIAKPRRVANLDRKREKRGLIPEQKITASLRMLAYGASADQVDEIARMGKTTVLESLMRFCSAIEALYTKEYLRTPTSRDMRRLLRKGEMRGFPGMIGSIDCMHWTWKNCPSAWQGAYGDRKGAKSIILEAVASFDTWIWHAFFGVPGAQNDLNVLAQSPVFDELLQGNSPRCTYWVNGTQYEGSYYLADGIYPRWSTFVKTVPHPQTEKEKHFAKCQEGCRKDVERCFGILQARWAIVRAAARMFDVEALRSIMMTCIILHNMIVEDEYDYDAVDEYEPDPMNNSRTRIYCAHDGTEDPVQHEPLERDGRYNELIVQRYTNVQEPYWHVTRQNDLIEHQWGLHGGEDN; translated from the exons atgtcttcttcaagaaggGTGTATAAGCAGTTGCAAGAGCAACAACAaaggttgttggcacaacaggcagaattggccaatctcgaggaaggtggaggtggagatgaggctttcttcatggaggaggatgaggatgatcaccatagaaggcagaaggcctcacattcccgccgtgtcatggaagccgtgggtcagatagccaaaccaagacgtgttgcaaacctcgatagaaaaagggaaaaacgag gtcttattcccgagcaaaaaattacggcatccttgcgaatgcttgcatatggagcatctgcagatcaagtggatgagatcgcgAGGATGGGAAAAACAACTGTTCTGGAGTCCCTGATGCGGTTTTGCTCTGCAATTGAAGCCCTCTACACCAAAGAGTACCTCCGGACACCCACGTCAAGGGACATGCGAAGGCTTctgaggaagggtgagatgcgaggcttccctggcatgattggaagcatcgactgcatgcactggacttggaaaaactgtccaagtgcgtggCAAGGAGCATATGGCGACAGAAAAGGAGCCAAAAGcatcattttggaagcggtggcttcatttgatacatggatttggcatgctttttttggtgttccaggagctcaaaatgacctaaatgtccttgcccaatccccagtgttcgacgaactgctgcaaggaaactcgccgagatgcacatattgggttaatggtacccaatacgagggatcatactaccttgcagatggcatttacccaaggtggtcaacatttgtcaaaacagtgccacatccacagactgaaaaggaaaaacactttgcaaaatgtcaagaagggtgtaggaaggatgtcgagcgttgttttggtatcctgcaagctcgttgggcgattgtcagggctgcagctagaatgtttgatgtcgaggctcttcgatccatcatgatgacgtgtattattctccataacatgattgttgaagatgagtatgattatgatgccgtcgatgaatatgagccagatccgatgaacaactcaagaacacgtatttattgtgctcatgatgGGACCGAAGATCCAGTGCAACACGAGCCGTTGGAACgtgatggacgttacaatgaattgatcgttCAGCGGTACACTAATGTGCAAGAGCCATACTGGCACGTAACCCGCcagaatgacttgattgagcaccagtgGGGATTGCATGGAGGCGAAGATAATTAG
- the LOC103453269 gene encoding uncharacterized protein, with product MNSQTKGGKLKELFWGYFVKGVTKFQVKALQKYNEFLKFKGHLSDPVLVCDVLGKPGEDGKESSGNYYADKVLEVVAVDLGENAKRKSAPIWQILLSFLYRNGHGALVSLSSDSGVSSTGILKPFTVSSARLFIVDEGFHPQTKVHDIGGAKADQSSRNMKNGICEPNADLDQTGPSNKHSAGKEGRKRNNKRNSQLLQDLTWSAFYKAAFEHSEIGLEEVYFARECYNSKKIRFLKCWMKQIKKSSDRGLIVEKESQADQLNRKGMDNRLDNLHHESEQPISSSPSIGENSLTVASGIQDEAALEFRSETSEDFFSSLSNKIQQGLEYEAVDLGALAYRLVNSSIYWLNKKQETEALSESQTSLVKSGATDDLVSAEVLKLLLRDPKDITARQKSSGPFVKASDSESEGLTSGKIVREYELQIFFRMEILQSEVGASIAESMKQKFVKQICSFLEKIRCHLEGFFGDWSVDDYVERIIKSRYCETLEDVVHKIYTKMDLLLFADEEELPISLLNSEDSNQSCKEKPKSVEVDESYRIWDSLSAEGESLRPLKTDIGRPSAEEIKQNDDHARKLLEAQERRERAWRFASSTRWMPDLQRVWAPKQLKPLKPKLNPLRKLFKRKDHRGSCDDRVCETPMTGIKRSCSQRSWDDDEDYREYSSQPCGSVSKALFQDDDL from the exons ATGAATTCACAAACAAAGGGTGGTAAACTGAAGGAATTGTTCTGGGGGTATTTTGTCAAAGGCGTGACAAAGTTCCAGGTTAAGGCTTTGCAAAAGTACAATGAGTTTCTGAAATTCAAGGGGCACTTATCTGATCCAGTCCTTGTCTGTGATGTTTTGGGAAAACCTGGTGAAGATGGAAAAGAAAGTTCTGGCAATTATTATGCAGATAAGGTTCTAGAAGTGGTAGCAGTGGACTTGGGTGAGAATGCAAAGAGAAAGTCAGCACCCATTTGGCAGATTCTCTTGAGTTTCTTATATAGGAATGGTCATGGAGCATTAGTGTCTCTTTCAAGTGACAGTGGTGTATCGTCTACCGGAATTCTCAAACCTTTCACAGTTTCTTCGGCTCGGCTGTTTATTGTGGATGAAGGATTTCACCCTCAGACAAAAGTGCATGATATTGGTGGAGCAAAAGCAGACCAATCAAGTCGAAATATGAAGAATGGGATTTGCGAACCGAATGCTGATTTGGACCAAACTGGGCCATCCAATAAGCATTCTGCAGGCAAGGAGGGAAGGAAGAGAAATAACAAAAGAAATTCACAGTTGCTACAAGATCTCACATGGAGTGCCTTCTACAAGGCAGCATTTGAACACTCAGAGATAGGTTTGGAAGAGGTTTACTTTGCCAGGGAATGTTATAACTCAAAAAAGATACGATTTCTGAAATGCTGGATGAAACAAATTAAGAAGTCTAGCGATCGTGGTCTAATAGTGGAGAAAGAATCCCAGGCAGACCAGCTCAATAGAAAAGGGATGGACAATAGGTTGGATAACTTGCACCATGAAAGTGAACAGccaatttcttcatctccttccATTGGAGAAAATTCTTTGACTGTGGCTTCTGGCATACAAGATGAAGCTGCTTTGGAATTTAGATCAGAAACGTCGGAAGATTTTTTCAGTAGTCTATCCAACAAGATACAACAGGGGCTTGAATATGAAGCAGTAGACTTGGGGGCATTGGCATATCGGCTTGTGAATTCATCCATATATTGGTTAAATAAAAAGCAGGAAACAGAAGCCCTTTCAGAGAGTCAAACTTCCCTTGTAAAATCTGGTGCTACTGATGATTTGGTTTCTGCTGAGGTGTTAAAACTTCTACTGAGAGATCCCAAGGATATCACTGCAAGGCAGAAAAGCTCCGGCCCGTTTGTTAAAGCATCCGATTCAGAATCTGAAGGACTGACTTCTGGAAAAATAGTTCGAGA ATATGAATTGCAGATATTTTTCCGTATGGAGATACTACAATCAGAGGTTGGTGCAAGTATTGCAGAATCTATGAAACAGAAGTTTGTAAAACAGATTTGCtcgtttttggagaaaattcgATGTCATCTGGAGGGCTTCTTTGGTGACTGGAGTGTAGATGATTATGTTGAAAGGATCATAAAAAGCAG GTACTGTGAGACACTTGAAGATGTGGTTCACAAAATCTATACAAAAATGGATTTGCTACTGTTTGCCGATGAGGAAGAACTCCCTATTAGTTTACTCAACAGTGAGGATAGCAATCAATCCTGTAAAGAAAAACCAAAGAGTGTCGAAGTGGATGAAAGTTATAGAATCTGGGACTCATTATCAGCAGAAGGTGAGTCTCTTCGTCCGCTGAAAACTGATATTGGAAGACCGAGCGCTGAAGAGATCAAACAAAACGACGACCATGCTCGCAAGTTACTTGAAGCtcaagagaggagagagagggcttGGAGATTCGCTTCATCCACAAGATGGATGCCCGATCTGCAGAGAGTTTGGGCCCCAAAACAGCTGAAACCATTGAAACCAAAGTTAAATCCGCTTCGAAAGCTGTTTAAAAGGAAGGATCATAGAGGTTCATGTGATGACAGAGTATGTGAAACCCCAATGACAGGAATCAAACGTTCATGCTCGCAACGCAGCTGGGATGACGATGAAGATTACCGAGAATACAGTAGCCAGCCGTGCGGCTCTGTTTCGAAAGCATTGTTCCAGGATGATGACCTGTGA
- the LOC139192193 gene encoding uncharacterized protein: MSTVESRLSAVEATLEAMGAIPQLIQTSNANSDTRFTALETKFALLLEHLHRDPGPQGGAGSSTAPPPLVPDPHIPPPIVTDDGDFRCLDTPRFQRRDSFEGGGFTPRPQRSHRLDFPRFSDGDDPSAWIYKAEQYFAYYHTPENQKVLTASFHFKNEPLYWFRWRDCVHSTPTWGEFTTALCQEFGPPEFEDCTESLFKLRQTGPLRDYIVEFRRLATRTYDVGPILLKSCFLGGLKKELRYDVKLLRPSSVHEAISFAAQLNAKLTDLKPSPPKPHPPLKPPLALPLPSLTRPHPQTLPYKKLTPEEVQRKKDKGECWFCNEKWVRGHKCVHNKQLLMLDVCNELEPTECELLEPTECELLEPIDLSLSSMELSACAFYGTTEPSTVQTMKVAGVLHTLPVTILLDSGSTHNFVDSRLLKQLGWPCHTTKPFDVMIADGGKVRSQGCCQQIPLELGAYRCHTNLYALPLGGCDVVLGVKWLSSVSPVLWDFHNLTMEFSVGKDHYKLVHSTAPAYLVQDTVCQQLEKEFKYSNWGVLLYSMETNPLEASNLNPQQLIELQGMLRQFETVFKPPTTLPPPRAHDHQIPLLPGSKPPSIRPYHYGPMQKTEIERAVQELLDAGFIQPSHSPFSFPVLLVKKKEGTWRLCMDYRELNSITIKDKYPIPLVDDLLDELHGAQYFSKLDLRSGYHQIRMSPSDVEKTAFRTHQGHYEFLVMPFGLTNAPATFQALMNDIFKPYLRKFILVFFDDILVYSKTWEDHLSHLHQTLELLQKHQLAVKKSKCSFGQSQVEYLGHIVSRDGVAADPTKIQAIIDWPIPKNVKELRGFLGLSGYYRKFIPGYGKVCQPLYQLTKNDGFNWSPEATAAFQALKRTMTSPQLLALPNFAIPFTLECDASGNGIGAVLQQNGRPIAFTSQALGPRN, encoded by the coding sequence ATGTCCACTGTTGAATCGCGCCTCTCCGCCGTGGAAGCTACTCTGGAAGCCATGGGAGCCATTCCTCAGCTGATCCAGACTTCCAACGCCAATTCCGACACCCGCTTCACCGCTCTCGAAACCAAATTCGCCCTTCTCCTGGAGCATCTCCATCGCGACCCTGGTCCTCAAGGCGGTGCTGGCTCTTCGACTGCACCACCACCTCTAGTGCCAGATCCACATATTCCTCCTCCCATTGTGACCGATGATGGCGATTTTCGTTGTCTCGACACTCCACGGTTTCAGCGCCGTGATTCTTTTGAAGGCGGCGGTTTTACTCCTCGCCCGCAGCGGTCACATCGTCTGGATTTTCCCCGTTTCTCCGACGGTGATGATCCCTCAGCGTGGATCTATAAGGCCGAACAATATTTTGCTTATTATCACACTCCGGAGAATCAGAAGGTTTTGACCGCCTCCTTCCACTTCAAGAATGAGCCGCTGTACTGGTTTCGTTGGCGCGATTGTGTACATTCCACTCCCACCTGGGGTGAATTCACGACTGCTTTGTGCCAGGAATTTGGTCCACCGGAGTTTGAGGACTGCACTGAGTCGCTATTCAAACTCCGCCAAACCGGCCCTCTTCGTGATTATATTGTGGAATTTCGGCGCCTTGCCACTCGAACCTATGATGTTGGTCCTATTCTCTTAAAGAGTTGCTTTCTGGGGGGTCTCAAGAAGGAATTGCGTTACGATGTTAAATTGCTTCGCCCTTCCTCAGTTCATGAGGCCATTTCCTTTGCTGCCCAATTAAATGCTAAACTCACGGACTTGAAACCATCTCCCCCAAAACCTCATCCCCCACTCAAACCTCCTCTCGCCTTACCTCTACCTTCCCTTACCAGGCCTCATCCTCAAACCCTCCCTTATAAGAAACTTACCCCCGAGGAAGTTCAACGGAAGAAGGACAAGGGCGAGTGTTGGTTCTGTAATGAAAAGTGGGTTCGAGGGCACAAATGTGTCCATAATAAACAGCTCCTTATGCTTGATGTTTGTAATGAGTTGGAGCCTACCGAGTGTGAATTGCTGGAACCTACAGAGTGTGAATTACTGGAGCCTATTGATCTTTCCCTATCAAGCATGGAGTTGAGTGCTTGTGCGTTCTATGGCACTACTGAGCCCTCCACGGTACAAACCATGAAAGTGGCTGGTGTGCTTCACACTCTACCTGTTACCATACTACTTGACTCTGGTAGCACCCACAATTTTGTGGATTCTAGGTTGCTTAAGCAGCTCGGGTGGCCTTGTCACACCACCAAACCCTTCGATGTCATGATTGCCGATGGGGGTAAAGTCCGAAGTCAAGGCTGTTGCCAACAAATTCCCTTGGAATTGGGTGCATATCGCTGCCACACTAACCTCTACGCACTTCCTCTAGGGGGTTGCGATGTTGTATTGGGTGTGAAATGGCTCTCATCTGTGAGTCCAGTTTTGTGGGATTTTCACAACTTAACCATGGAATTTTCTGTGGGAAAAGACCACTATAAACTTGTTCATTCCACTGCTCCAGCGTACTTGGTACAGGATACTGTTTGTCAACAGCTTGAAAAAGAGTTTAAATACTCTAATTGGGGCGTCTTATTGTATTCAATGGAAACTAATCCGTTGGAGGCATCCAACTTGAATCCCCAGCAACTCATTGAGCTGCAGGGTATGCTCAGGCAATTTGAAACGGTTTTTAAGCCTCCTACTACCTTACCACCTCCACGGGCTCATGATCACCAGATTCCATTGCTTCCTGGTTCCAAGCCTCCGAGTATTAGACCATACCATTATGGTCCTATGCAAAAAACTGAGATTGAACGAGCTGTGCAAGAACTTTTAGATGCTGGATTCATCCAGCCAAGTCATAGTCCCTTTTCATTTCCAGTTCTCTTGGTCAAGAAGAAGGAGGGCACTTGGAGGCTTTGCATGGACTATCGTGAATTGAACAGCATTACCATTAAGGATAAATATCCTATTCCATTAGTGGATGATTTGTTAGATGAATTGCATGGCGCTCAGTATTTTTCTAAGCTTGATCTTAGGTCTGGATATCATCAGATCCGTATGTCTCCCTCCGATGTGGAAAAGACTGCCTTCCGAACTCACCAAGGGCATTATGAATTCTTAGTCATGCCCTTTGGTCTTACAAATGCTCCTGCCACTTTCCAAGCCCTTATGAATGACATTTTTAAGCCTTACCTCCGGAAATTCATCTTGGTGTTCTTTGACGACATTTTGGTGTACAGCAAGACCTGGGAGGACCATCTTTCACACTTGCACCAAACTTTGGAGTTATTACAGAAACACCAATTAGCAGTGAAGAAATCGAAATGCTCTTTTGGCCAATCACAGGTGGAATACTTGGGGCACATCGTCTCTCGTGATGGGGTGGCTGCAGATCCTACTAAAATTCAAGCAATTATAGATTGGCCGATACCGAAAAATGTCAAAGAGTTGAGGGGATTTCTCGGGCTCTCAGGGTATTATAGAAAATTCATCCCCGGTTATGGCAAGGTGTGTCAACCCTTGTATCAACTAACAAAAAATGATGGTTTCAATTGGTCCCCTGAAGCCACGGCAGCTTTCCAAGCATTAAAAAGAACAATGACTTCTCCGCAGCTATTAGCCTTACCCAATTTTGCTATTCCCTTCACTTTGGAATGTGATGCATCTGGCAATGGAATAGGGGCTGTGTTGCAACAGAATGGCAGACCTATAGCTTTCACAAGTCAAGCATTGGGACCACGGAATTAA
- the LOC103417873 gene encoding acidic endochitinase SE2-like has translation MSPPKHFEQQPKKTHTKMASKTQTLALTLSLLILISSCKSSQAAGIATYWGQNGNEGTLAEACNSGNYQFVNIAFLSTFGNNQAPVLNLAGHCNPASGTCTGQSADIRTCQSKNIKVLLSIGGATETYSLTSADEARQVADYIWNNFLGGQSDSRPLGDAVLDGVDFDIELGGTQFYDELARSLKGHNGQGKTVYLAAAPQCPFPDTHLDGAIQTGLFDYVWVQFYNNPLAQCQYADGNADALLSSWNRWASVSATQVFLGIPASTDAARSGFIPADALKSQVLPTIKNSAKYGGVMLWNRFYDNGYSASIKDSI, from the coding sequence ATGTCCCCTCCCAAGCACTTTGAGCAACAACCCAAAAAAACACATACAAAAATGGCATCCAAAACACAAACCCTAGCCCTAACTCTGTCCCTCTTGATCCTCATTTCTTCATGCAAGTCCTCCCAAGCCGCCGGAATCGCGACGTATTGGGGCCAAAACGGCAACGAAGGAACCCTAGCAGAAGCTTGCAACTCGGGCAACTACCAGTTTGTTAACATAGCTTTCCTCTCAACTTTTGGAAACAACCAAGCCCCTGTCCTAAACCTCGCCGGCCACTGCAACCCCGCTAGTGGTACTTGCACGGGGCAGAGTGCCGACATCAGAACCTGCCAatcaaaaaacataaaagtccTCCTCTCGATTGGAGGGGCCACCGAAACTTACTCTCTCACTTCAGCTGATGAGGCAAGGCAAGTTGCTGATTACATCTGGAACAACTTCCTAGGTGGTCAGTCAGATTCGCGCCCGCTTGGGGACGCGGTTTTGGACGGCGTCGATTTCGACATTGAGTTGGGTGGTACGCAGTTCTACGACGAGCTCGCCAGGTCACTCAAAGGACACAACGGACAGGGAAAAACGGTCTATTTAGCCGCAGCTCCACAATGCCCGTTCCCGGATACTCACCTAGACGGCGCTATCCAAACCGGTTTATTTGACTACGTTTGGGTTCAGTTCTACAACAACCCCCTAGCCCAATGCCAGTATGCAGACGGTAATGCCGACGCTCTTTTGAGCAGTTGGAACCGATGGGCCTCGGTTTCGGCCACCCAGGTGTTCTTGGGGATACCGGCGTCTACTGATGCCGCGCGCAGCGGATTTATTCCTGCTGATGCTCTCAAGTCACAAGTCCTTCCAACAATTAAGAATTCGGCCAAGTACGGAGGAGTTATGCTTTGGAACAGGTTCTATGACAACGGTTATAGTGCATCCATTAAGGACAGCATCTAA
- the LOC103445380 gene encoding uncharacterized protein, with protein MASDRSSGDPIADYGKTQRIVLLLDLNPLLHLRNPAPFLTTLLAAVKTILSFPPLSASFFAFRPFFSSLSPLLSSSKLPTSLSLSFHLPGPTFNSLSHTLNSLPAFRRDPASLPRASCFAASLRQLVHDYAWDPVICDPMTGMFSNRDSVAVRSNLVVLFSPVSVSANCLTEFLNVGVGDESLENVNAFSERFRGFFENVNDAFVSRDIQCSWVDVRYELECGEGKVGNDEDETRFGFFESEVRSLGWGFCSTGSIVLGSALVPFGLIYPEIGISSKFFGCDDSHKKVNAQLSLEILDVSGKPLECKVCDLQLVDLKMLPRNAADDAFFSLEILNSQTKGGKLKELFWGNFGKGMTKFQVKALQKYNEFSNFKGHLSDPLLVCDVSVKPGEDGKEGSGNYYADKVLEMLEADLGENAKRKSAPIWQILLSFLYRNGQGALVSLSSDTGVLSTGILKPFTVSSALLFIVDEGFHPQTKADQLSRNMKNGICKPNADLDQTGPSNKHSAGKEGRKRNSKRNSQLLQDLTWSAFCKAAFEHSEIGLEEVYFARECYNSKKMRFLKCWMKQIKKSSDRGLIVEKESQADQLNRKGMDNRLDNLHHESEQPISSSPSIGENSLTVASGIQDEAALECRSETSEAFFSSLSNKIQQGLEYEAVDLGALAYRLVNSSIYWLNKKWETETLSESQTSLVKSGATDDLVASEVLKLLLRDPKDITARQKSSDPSVKASDSQSEGLTSGKLVREYELQIFFRMEILQSEVGASIAESMKQKFVKQICSCLEKIRCHLEGFFGDWSVDDYVEKIIKSRYCETLEDVVHKIYTKMDLLLFADEEELPNSLLNSEDSNRSCKEKPKSVEVDESYRIWDSLSAEGESLRPLKTDIGRPSAEEIKQNDDHARKLLEAQERRERARRFASSTRWMPDLQRVWAPKQLKPLKPKSNPLRKLFKRKDRRGSCDDRVCETPMTGIKRSCSQRSWDDDEDYREYSSQPCGSVSKALFQDDDQ; from the exons ATGGCATCTGATCGGAGCTCCGGCGACCCAATCGCCGACTACGGCAAAACGCAGCGCATCGTCCTCCTCCTAGACCTCAACCCACTCCTCCACCTCCGAAACCCAGCTCCATTTCTCACCACCCTCCTCGCCGCCGTCAAAACCATCCTCTCCTTCCCTCCTCTCTCCGCCTCTTTCTTCGCCTTTAGACCCTtcttctcctccctctctccgCTGCTCTCATCCTCCAAGCTCCCcacttctctctccctctctttccacCTCCCCGGCCCCACTTTCAATTCCCTCTCCCACACCCTCAATTCCCTCCCCGCATTTCGCCGCGATCCGGCATCGCTGCCCCGGGCTTCGTGCTTCGCCGCCTCCTTGCGCCAGCTCGTGCACGACTACGCCTGGGACCCCGTGATCTGCGATCCAATGACGGGTATGTTCTCGAATCGTGATTCGGTTGCTGTGAGGTCTAATTTGGTAGTTCTGTTTTCGCCCGTCTCTGTGTCTGCAAACTGTTTGACAGAATTCCTGAATGTGGGTGTGGGTGACGAGTCTTTGGAAAATGTGAATGCGTTTTCTGAGAGATTTCGGGGTTTCTTTGAGAATGTGAATGATGCATTTGTGAGTAGAGATATTCAGTGTAGCTGGGTTGATGTCAGGTATGAATTAGAATGTGGTGAGGGTAAGGTTGGGAACGATGAGGATGAGACGAGATTTGGGTTTTTTGAGAGTGAGGTTAGGAGTTTGGGATGGGGATTTTGCTCCACTGGTTCGATTGTTCTTGGTTCTGCTCTTGTTCCTTTTGGTTTGATTTATCCCGAGATTGGGATTTCATCCAAGTTTTTCGGTTGTGATGATAGTCATAAGAAAGTCAATGCGCAGTTGAGTCTCGAGATCTTAGATGTAAGTGGGAAGCCTTTGGAATGCAAGGTTTGTGATCTTCAATTGGTTGATTTGAAGATGTTGCCTAGAAATGCAGCTGATGATGCTTTCTTTTCCCTAGAAATCCTAAATTCACAAACAAAAGGTGGTAAACTGAAAGAATTGTTCTGGGGGAATTTCGGCAAAGGCATGACAAAGTTCCAGGTTAAGGCTTTGCAAAAGTACAATGAGTTTTCGAATTTCAAGGGCCACTTATCTGATCCTCTCCTTGTCTGTGATGTTTCGGTTAAACCTGGTGAAGATGGAAAAGAAGGTTCTGGCAATTATTATGCAGATAAGGTTCTAGAAATGCTAGAAGCGGACTTGGGAGAGAATGCGAAGAGAAAATCAGCGCCCATTTGGCAGATTCTCTTGAGTTTCTTATATAGGAATGGTCAAGGAGCATTAGTGTCCCTTTCAAGTGACACTGGTGTATTGTCTACGGGAATCCTCAAACCTTTCACAGTTTCTTCGGCTCTGCTGTTTATTGTGGATGAAGGATTTCACCCTCAGACAAAAGCAGACCAATTAAGTCGAAATATGAAGAATGGGATTTGCAAACCGAATGCTGATTTGGACCAGACTGGGCCATCCAATAAGCATTCTGCAGGGAAGGAGGGAAGGAAGAgaaatagcaaaagaaattcACAGTTGCTACAAGATCTCACATGGAGTGCCTTCTGCAAGGCAGCATTTGAACACTCAGAGATAGGTTTGGAAGAGGTTTACTTTGCCAGGGAATGTTATAACTCAAAAAAGATGCGATTTCTGAAATGCTGGATGAAACAGATTAAGAAGTCTAGCGATCGTGGTCTAATAGTGGAGAAAGAATCCCAGGCAGACCAGCTCAATAGAAAAGGGATGGACAATAGGTTGGATAACTTGCACCATGAAAGTGAACAGccaatttcttcatctccttcaaTTGGAGAAAATTCTTTGACTGTGGCTTCTGGCATACAAGATGAAGCCGCTTTGGAATGTAGATCAGAAACGTCAGAAGCTTTTTTCAGTAGTCTATCCAACAAGATACAACAGGGGCTTGAATATGAAGCAGTAGACTTGGGGGCCTTGGCCTATCGGCTTGTGAATTCATCCATATATTGGTTAAATAAAAAGTGGGAAACAGAAACCCTTTCAGAGAGTCAAACTTCCCTTGTAAAATCTGGTGCTACTGATGATTTGGTTGCTTCTGAGGTGTTAAAACTTCTACTGAGAGATCCCAAGGATATCACTGCAAGGCAGAAAAGCTCCGACCCGTCTGTTAAAGCATCTGATTCACAATCCGAAGGACTGACTTCTGGAAAATTAGTTCGAGA ATATGAATTGCAGATATTTTTCCGGATGGAGATACTACAATCAGAGGTTGGTGCAAGTATTGCAGAATCTATGAAACAGAAGTTTGTAAAACAGATTTGCTCTTGTTTGGAGAAAATTCGATGTCATCTGGAGGGCTTCTTTGGTGACTGGAGTGTAGATGATTATGTTGAAAAGATCATAAAAAGCAG GTACTGTGAGACACTTGAAGATGTGGTTCACAAAATCTATACAAAAATGGATTTGCTACTGTTTGCCGATGAGGAAGAACTCCCTAATAGTTTACTCAACAGTGAGGATAGCAATCGATCCTGTAAAGAAAAACCAAAGAGTGTCGAAGTGGATGAAAGTTATAGAATCTGGGACTCATTATCAGCAGAAGGTGAGTCTCTTCGTCCGCTGAAAACTGATATTGGAAGACCGAGCGCTGAAGAGATCAAACAAAATGACGACCATGCTCGCAAGTTACTTGAAGCtcaagagaggagagagagggctCGGAGATTCGCTTCATCCACAAGATGGATGCCTGATTTGCAGAGAGTTTGGGCCCCAAAACAGCTGAAACCATTGAAACCAAAGTCAAATCCGCTTCGAAAGCTGTTTAAAAGGAAGGATCGTAGAGGTTCATGTGATGACAGAGTATGTGAAACCCCAATGACAGGAATCAAACGTTCATGCTCGCAACGCAGCTGGGATGACGATGAAGATTACCGAGAATACAGTAGCCAGCCGTGCGGCTCTGTTTCGAAAGCATTGTTCCAGGATGATGACCAGTGA
- the LOC103443379 gene encoding uncharacterized protein, with product MSAISLTKFIVFSSIASSTFPKYPTPYPSLSPKCPTYPLTHSSRKISVSVFSKPSEAEEDEELPSAPEDEWLKKLPDKKKPLYAHSLPCIEAWLRNLGFYQSKEDRAVWLVEKPEWHAQLSLDITDLYVRYLKTGPGNLEKDMERRFSYALSREDIENAVLGGP from the exons ATGTCCGCCATTTCTCTCACCAAGTTCATCGTCTTCTCTTCCATCGCTTCCTCAACTTTCCCAAAATATCCAACTCCTTACCCTTCACTTTCACCCAAATGCCCAACGTATCCCCTCACCCACTCTTCCAGAAAGATTTCGGTCTCGGTATTTTCGAAGCCTTCCGAGGCGGAGGAAGACGAGGAGCTCCCGTCGGCGCCGGAGGACGAGTGGCTGAAGAAGCTGCCGGACAAGAAGAAGCCGCTGTACGCCCACAGCCTCCCCTGCATCGAGGCCTGGCTGAGGAACTTGGGGTTTTACCAGAGCAAAGAGGACCGGGCGGTTTGGCTGGTGGAGAAGCCCGAGTGGCACGCCCAGCTCTCGCTCGACATCACCGACTTGTATGTGAG GTATCTAAAGACTGGACCAGGAAACCTTGAAAAGGATATGGAGAGGCGATTTAGTTATGCGCTGAGCAGAGAGGACATCGAGAATGCAGTGCTTGGAGGACCCTGA